One window from the genome of Populus alba chromosome 15, ASM523922v2, whole genome shotgun sequence encodes:
- the LOC140954627 gene encoding uncharacterized protein isoform X2, whose translation MDTKSSTQHWISELTKAWTTWEGALQRWLEVIDPRHRVGRNLSFYFQKWMTVGSGQPFFYWLDVGDGKTEEHPECSREKLRHERNTYLELVSKSKVVESIMSLVLRSVSNTEKDINNNQREHGRADGFNQQASNSEAVESPASFVLRRHRSSTIIRVEDDINNNQRPHNGPADGFNLKDLWRRIFYTMNLLFEIATAVLDYLSSQQRQPRYALSGMILSITVMAITLIQLAYIGGKEGVSLLWNGWIPWFYHPAPSNKPFGNLVQVGELFFSVSQCVSAIIAYHYLSRDQNNPAQFCIYPVAFAFGSSCLSFRRREP comes from the exons ATGGATACGAAATCATCAacccag CATTGGATATCTGAGCTTACGAAGGCTTGGACCACCTGGGAAGGAGCCTTGCAACGTTGGCTGGAAGTT ATTGATCCACGCCATCGGGTTGGACGCAATTTAAGCTTTTACTTTCAGAAGTGGATGACTGTCGGGAGTGGCCAACCTTTCTTCTACTG GTTGGACGTTGGCGATGGAAAAACAGAAGAGCATCCGGAATGCTCAAGGGAAAAGCTGCGTCACGAACGCAATACATATCTTGAACTA GTAAGCAAATCGAAGGTAGTTGAATCCATTATGTCCCTTGTGCTCAGGAGTGTGAGCAACACCGAGAAagatataaataacaatcaacgAGAGCATGGCCGGGCAGATGGATTCAATCAACAG GCAAGCAACTCGGAGGCAGTTGAATCTCCTGCGTCCTTCGTGCTCAGGAGACACAGATCCAGCACAATAATAAGAGTTGAAGAcgatataaataacaatcaacgACCTCACAACGGACCGGCAGATGGATTCAATCTAAAG GATCTATGGAGAAGAATCTTCTATACTATGAACCTTCTGTTTGAGATTGCAACTGCAGTTCTTGATTACTTGTCTTCTCAGCAGCGTCAACCCCGGTATGCGCTAAGTGGTATGATACTGTCAATCACTGTCATGGCCATCACCTTGATTCAGCTTGCTTACATCGGTGGAAAGGAAGGGGTTAGTTTGCTGTGGAATGGCTGGATACCTTGGTTTTATCATCCAGCTCCATCTAACAAGCCTTTTGGAAATCTTGTACAAGTTGGGGAATTGTTTTTCTCCGTCTCTCAATGTGTTTCTGCAATAATTGCCTACCATTATTTGTCTCGAGACCAAAACAATCCCGCTCAATTTTGTATTTATCCTGTAGCCTTTGCTTTTGGTTCGTCGTGTCTCAGTTTTAGACGACGCGAGCCATGA
- the LOC140954628 gene encoding uncharacterized protein, with the protein MESVASETVDDTLIVNGKSSYQEKTEISATYSWSHAAATRIQKHYRGFRTRRILAVSKAAATRIQKHYRGFRTRRILAVSKAAATRIQKHYRGFRTRRILAVSKAAAIRIQKHYRGFRTRRNLADSIIAAELLWQTTLSHTPNTGKVADVNIESEKHIVSLLKWAETRVEKYGNLSRDQLALLHCWETVSQHANFYVSIHLYIQHCTCYSQFVFFLQIDPRLRYSWNSHFFI; encoded by the exons atGGAGAGCGTTGCATCTG AAACTGTAGACGATACTTTAATCGTCAATGGTAAAAGCAGCTaccaagaaaaaacagaaattagCG CGACTTATTCCTGGAGTCACGCTGCCGCAACTAGGATTCAAAAACACTACAGAGGTTTTCGGACCAGACGAATCCTAGCAGTCAGTAAAGCTGCCGCAACTAGGATTCAAAAACACTACAGAGGTTTTCGGACCAGACGAATCCTAGCAGTCAGTAAAGCTGCCGCAACTAGGATTCAAAAACACTACAGAGGTTTTCGGACCAGACGAATCCTAGCAGTCAGTAAAGCTGCCGCAATTAGGATTCAAAAACACTACAGAGGTTTTCGGACCAGACGAAACCTAGCAGACAGTATAATTGCGGCTGAGTTACTATG GCAAACGACCCTGTCTCATACCCCGAATACGGGTAAAGTTGCAGATGTAAACATCGAGAGTGAAAAACATATCGTGTCACTCTTGAAATGGGCAGAAACAAGAGTTGAGAAG TATGGTAATCTATCCAGAGATCAACTGGCCCTACTACATTGTTGGGAAACTGTAAGCCAGCATGCAAACTTCTATGTTTCAATTCATCTATATATTCAGCACTGTACGTGTTATTCTCAGTTCGTATTCTTTTTACAGATTGATCCACGACTTCGTTATTCTTGGAATTCACATTTTTTTATCTGA
- the LOC140954627 gene encoding uncharacterized protein isoform X1, whose product MDTKSSTQHWISELTKAWTTWEGALQRWLEVIDPRHRVGRNLSFYFQKWMTVGSGQPFFYWLDVGDGKTEEHPECSREKLRHERNTYLELVSKSKVVESIMSLVLRSVSNTEKDINNNQREHGRADGFNQQASSSEVVEPPAPLLLRSESDTKKYINNNQREPDRADGFDQQASNSEAVESPASFVLRRHRSSTIIRVEDDINNNQRPHNGPADGFNLKDLWRRIFYTMNLLFEIATAVLDYLSSQQRQPRYALSGMILSITVMAITLIQLAYIGGKEGVSLLWNGWIPWFYHPAPSNKPFGNLVQVGELFFSVSQCVSAIIAYHYLSRDQNNPAQFCIYPVAFAFGSSCLSFRRREP is encoded by the exons ATGGATACGAAATCATCAacccag CATTGGATATCTGAGCTTACGAAGGCTTGGACCACCTGGGAAGGAGCCTTGCAACGTTGGCTGGAAGTT ATTGATCCACGCCATCGGGTTGGACGCAATTTAAGCTTTTACTTTCAGAAGTGGATGACTGTCGGGAGTGGCCAACCTTTCTTCTACTG GTTGGACGTTGGCGATGGAAAAACAGAAGAGCATCCGGAATGCTCAAGGGAAAAGCTGCGTCACGAACGCAATACATATCTTGAACTA GTAAGCAAATCGAAGGTAGTTGAATCCATTATGTCCCTTGTGCTCAGGAGTGTGAGCAACACCGAGAAagatataaataacaatcaacgAGAGCATGGCCGGGCAGATGGATTCAATCAACAG GCAAGCAGTTCGGAGGTAGTTGAACCCCCTGCGCCCTTGTTACTCAGGAGTGAGAGCGACaccaagaaatatataaataacaatcaacgAGAACCTGACCGGGCAGATGGATTTGATCAACAG GCAAGCAACTCGGAGGCAGTTGAATCTCCTGCGTCCTTCGTGCTCAGGAGACACAGATCCAGCACAATAATAAGAGTTGAAGAcgatataaataacaatcaacgACCTCACAACGGACCGGCAGATGGATTCAATCTAAAG GATCTATGGAGAAGAATCTTCTATACTATGAACCTTCTGTTTGAGATTGCAACTGCAGTTCTTGATTACTTGTCTTCTCAGCAGCGTCAACCCCGGTATGCGCTAAGTGGTATGATACTGTCAATCACTGTCATGGCCATCACCTTGATTCAGCTTGCTTACATCGGTGGAAAGGAAGGGGTTAGTTTGCTGTGGAATGGCTGGATACCTTGGTTTTATCATCCAGCTCCATCTAACAAGCCTTTTGGAAATCTTGTACAAGTTGGGGAATTGTTTTTCTCCGTCTCTCAATGTGTTTCTGCAATAATTGCCTACCATTATTTGTCTCGAGACCAAAACAATCCCGCTCAATTTTGTATTTATCCTGTAGCCTTTGCTTTTGGTTCGTCGTGTCTCAGTTTTAGACGACGCGAGCCATGA
- the LOC118056314 gene encoding uncharacterized protein isoform X2, which produces MESVASETVDDTLIVNGKSSSQEKTEISATYSWSHSPERDHAAATRIQKHYRGFRTRRILAVSKAAATRIQKHYRGFRTRRNLADSIIAAEVLWRTTLSQTHKGGKYFSIEVSIDSVKHIESLMKWAGTRLEKYGKHLSRDQLALLHCWETIDPRRRYSWNSHFFYLIWGDQCFLGSWKFDSYMTSSTQHWISELPKGWKTWKGALQRWLEVIDPRHRVGRNLSFYFQKWMTVGSGQPFFYWLDVGDGKTEEHPECSRDKLRHERNTYLELASKSEAVESLMSLMLRSESNIEREINNNQRGHDRADGFDQQASNSEAVKSPVSSMPRSERDTEDDINNNQRAHNGPADGFNLKDLLRSIFYAMNLLFEIATAVLDYLSSQQRQPRYALSGMILSITVMAISLIQLAYTVGKEGVSSQWKGWIPWLFGNPVQVVELLLSVSQCVFAIIAYHYLSRDQNNPTQFSVYPIAFAFCLLCLSFRRREP; this is translated from the exons ATGGAGAGCGTTGCATCTG AAACTGTAGACGATACTTTAATCGTCAATGGTAAAAGCAGCTcccaagaaaaaacagaaattagCG CGACTTATTCCTGGAGCCACAGCCCTGAAAGAGATCACGCTGCCGCAACTAGGATTCAAAAACACTACAGAGGTTTTCGGACCAGACGAATCCTAGCAGTCAGTAAAGCTGCCGCAACTAGGATTCAAAAACACTACAGAGGTTTTCGGACCAGACGAAACCTAGCAGACAGTATAATTGCGGCTGAGGTGCTATG GCGAACGACCCTGTCTCAAACCCATAAAGGgggtaaatatttttcaatagaaGTAAGCATCGATAGTGTAAAACATATCGAGTCACTCATGAAATGGGCAGGAACAAGACTTGAGAAG TATGGTAAACATCTATCCAGAGATCAACTGGCCCTACTACATTGTTGGGAAACT aTTGATCCACGACGTCGTTATTCTTGgaattcacattttttttatctgatctGGGGCGATCAATGTTTCTTAGGGAG TTGGAAGTTTGACTCATATATGACATCATcaactcag CATTGGATATCTGAGCTTCCGAAGGGTTGGAAGACCTGGAAAGGAGCCTTGCAACGGTGGCTGGAAGTT ATTGATCCACGCCATCGGGTTGGACGCAATTTAAGCTTTTACTTTCAGAAGTGGATGACTGTCGGGAGTGGCCAACCTTTCTTCTACTG GTTGGACGTTGGCGATGGAAAAACAGAAGAGCATCCGGAATGCTCAAGGGACAAGCTGCGTCACGAACGCAATACATATCTTGAACTA GCAAGCAAATCGGAGGCAGTTGAATCCCTTATGTCCCTTATGCTCAGGAGTGAGAGCAACATCGAGAGAGagataaataacaatcaacGAGGACATGACCGGGCAGATGGATTCGATCAACAG GCAAGCAATTCGGAGGCAGTTAAGTCTCCTGTGTCCTCAATGCCCAGGAGTGAGCGCGACACCGAGGAcgatataaataacaatcaacgAG CACACAACGGGCCGGCAGATGGATTCAATCTAAAG GATCTATTGAGAAGCATCTTCTATGCTATGAACCTTCTGTTTGAGATTGCAACTGCGGTTCTTGATTACTTGTCTTCTCAGCAGCGTCAACCCCGGTATGCGCTAAGTGGTATGATACTGTCAATCACCGTCATGGCCATCTCCTTGATTCAGCTTGCTTACACCGTTGGAAAGGAAGGGGTTAGTTCGCAGTGGAAGGGCTGGATACCTTGGCTTTTTGGAAATCCTGTTCAAGTTGTGGAATTGCTTTTATCCGTCTCTCAATGTGTTTTTGCAATAATTGCCTACCATTATTTGTCTCGAGACCAAAACAATCCCACCCAATTTTCTGTTTATCCTATAGCCtttgctttttgtttgttgtgtCTCAGTTTTAGACGACGCGAGCCATGA
- the LOC118056314 gene encoding uncharacterized protein isoform X1, producing the protein MESVASETVDDTLIVNGKSSSQEKTEISATYSWSHSPERDHAAATRIQKHYRGFRTRRILAVSKAAATRIQKHYRGFRTRRNLADSIIAAEVLWRTTLSQTHKGGKYFSIEVSIDSVKHIESLMKWAGTRLEKYGKHLSRDQLALLHCWETIDPRRRYSWNSHFFYLIWGDQCFLGSWKFDSYMTSSTQHWISELPKGWKTWKGALQRWLEVIDPRHRVGRNLSFYFQKWMTVGSGQPFFYWLDVGDGKTEEHPECSRDKLRHERNTYLELASKSEAVESLMSLMLRSESNIEREINNNQRGHDRADGFDQQASNSEAVKSPVSSMPRSERDTEDDINNNQREHDHADGFDRQASNSGVVMSPAPLMPSKGQNHETVVEITDDFKNNQPTHNGPADGFNLKDLLRSIFYAMNLLFEIATAVLDYLSSQQRQPRYALSGMILSITVMAISLIQLAYTVGKEGVSSQWKGWIPWLFGNPVQVVELLLSVSQCVFAIIAYHYLSRDQNNPTQFSVYPIAFAFCLLCLSFRRREP; encoded by the exons ATGGAGAGCGTTGCATCTG AAACTGTAGACGATACTTTAATCGTCAATGGTAAAAGCAGCTcccaagaaaaaacagaaattagCG CGACTTATTCCTGGAGCCACAGCCCTGAAAGAGATCACGCTGCCGCAACTAGGATTCAAAAACACTACAGAGGTTTTCGGACCAGACGAATCCTAGCAGTCAGTAAAGCTGCCGCAACTAGGATTCAAAAACACTACAGAGGTTTTCGGACCAGACGAAACCTAGCAGACAGTATAATTGCGGCTGAGGTGCTATG GCGAACGACCCTGTCTCAAACCCATAAAGGgggtaaatatttttcaatagaaGTAAGCATCGATAGTGTAAAACATATCGAGTCACTCATGAAATGGGCAGGAACAAGACTTGAGAAG TATGGTAAACATCTATCCAGAGATCAACTGGCCCTACTACATTGTTGGGAAACT aTTGATCCACGACGTCGTTATTCTTGgaattcacattttttttatctgatctGGGGCGATCAATGTTTCTTAGGGAG TTGGAAGTTTGACTCATATATGACATCATcaactcag CATTGGATATCTGAGCTTCCGAAGGGTTGGAAGACCTGGAAAGGAGCCTTGCAACGGTGGCTGGAAGTT ATTGATCCACGCCATCGGGTTGGACGCAATTTAAGCTTTTACTTTCAGAAGTGGATGACTGTCGGGAGTGGCCAACCTTTCTTCTACTG GTTGGACGTTGGCGATGGAAAAACAGAAGAGCATCCGGAATGCTCAAGGGACAAGCTGCGTCACGAACGCAATACATATCTTGAACTA GCAAGCAAATCGGAGGCAGTTGAATCCCTTATGTCCCTTATGCTCAGGAGTGAGAGCAACATCGAGAGAGagataaataacaatcaacGAGGACATGACCGGGCAGATGGATTCGATCAACAG GCAAGCAATTCGGAGGCAGTTAAGTCTCCTGTGTCCTCAATGCCCAGGAGTGAGCGCGACACCGAGGAcgatataaataacaatcaacgAGAACATGACCACGCAGATGGATTCGATCGACAG GCAAGCAATTCGGGGGTAGTTATGTCCCCTGCGCCCTTGATGCCATCTAAAGGTCAAAATCACGAGACAGTAGTAGAAATTACAGacgattttaaaaacaatcaaccaACACACAACGGGCCGGCAGATGGATTCAATCTAAAG GATCTATTGAGAAGCATCTTCTATGCTATGAACCTTCTGTTTGAGATTGCAACTGCGGTTCTTGATTACTTGTCTTCTCAGCAGCGTCAACCCCGGTATGCGCTAAGTGGTATGATACTGTCAATCACCGTCATGGCCATCTCCTTGATTCAGCTTGCTTACACCGTTGGAAAGGAAGGGGTTAGTTCGCAGTGGAAGGGCTGGATACCTTGGCTTTTTGGAAATCCTGTTCAAGTTGTGGAATTGCTTTTATCCGTCTCTCAATGTGTTTTTGCAATAATTGCCTACCATTATTTGTCTCGAGACCAAAACAATCCCACCCAATTTTCTGTTTATCCTATAGCCtttgctttttgtttgttgtgtCTCAGTTTTAGACGACGCGAGCCATGA